The Kordia sp. SMS9 genome window below encodes:
- a CDS encoding non-ribosomal peptide synthetase yields the protein MRIEQLFNELIELNVHVGLQGDDISIKGLKKEDAPVVIPKIKAHKTDLIAYLKSLENINHEEFSAIPKVSLSESYPVSPSQYRLWVLSQFEEGSIAYNIPTSIVLDGNYDIACLKKAINAVMERHEILRTVFRENKDGELQQYILSKEAVNFKISYQDYSQKEHQKSLIDTYIATDSNTPFNLSNGPLLRVSLLKTAADNYVLFYNMHHIISDGWSMNILANDVLKYYEAYKKDEKPALPELRIQYKEYASWQLQQLKSSKYETHKSFWRKQLEGNVSLLDLPSEARRPRVMTFNGRNLGTVIKKEDTQHLKAYCKEKGGSLFMGIIAVWKVLFSKYTSQNDIIIGTPVAGRNHVELESQIGFYVNTLLLRNEIDQKLTFDKQFENIIKNTLACFEHQDYPFDGIVTDLKLEKDTSRNPLFDVMITLANAENTNEAHATLIDDAILVDNGACLAKFDIDITFQEIAGQLHFNITYNTDVYEAEMIKNLLKHYKSLLRNILADTSKNISELNYLLPADIHELLHEFNNFNKTAYPKHQTILDVFATQVQNVPNNLAVSFDNTSLSFQELDEVSNQLANFINANCTIELEDFIGIQLERSEWVIISIFAVLKLGGAYVPIDPAYPEDRIKYIEEDSNCKLMIDAELIQQFNTEKTQHTTQFKSPHIQPNNLAYAIYTSGSTGQPKGVLVEHASVVNIHYGWRDAYKLDTFQVNLLQFANFSFDMSVADICRSILNGGHMVICSNELKFDQEGLHQLITKFKISMFEGPPALIMPLVEYLKEQNLAADSLKLLVLGGEKVTFAKFDFLVNHFGDHIRIINSYGVTEATVDTTYFEYDKNYTINKNISMPIGIPFPNNTVYILDAQNKLVPKGVVGEMCIGGLGITRGYLNKKELTQKKFIEDPFVAGGSVYKTGDLGRWLNDGNIEYIGREDDQVKLRGYRIELGEIEKKLLTKEAVKEVVVQLLKSEETDNDQLVAYITAETSQNANELNNYLITKLPPYMLPNSYYQLDIIPLTPNGKIDKKALQSLEEEYKLKGEYVPPTTPEEIVLANTWEKVLRREHIGIKDNFYSLGGDSIKSIQVISQLKRNGYALKIDLLLSIPVLENLAKHIKKAAKSVKKYQVDGTIALSPIQQAFIQDKNIKVPNYYNQSILLKFTEIIAFSKLNAAFRKLVAHHDGLRLRFDTVNNNWVQYIAKFHEEDYAVEIYDLRNEVDAIAKMEEIGTQLQSSFQLKNASLFKMVIFRLHDGDRLAMISHHLIMDGISWRIIMEDLGLVYSQKESNTNVLQFKSDSYLSWVRCQQEYIKNGHLNTEKEIWEEIADSNIPSLPTDFEFDTENVKINENISFTLDTEKTAILKTEINGIYNTSISDVLLLNLSTSLQKVFGIQESLVLLEGHGREDIDKDIDISRTIGWFTTNYPFVLKAADSSNPLSSLLKLKKQLKRIPNNGIGYGILSYLSDELAVSIQPTIEFNYLGDFDGNSDQHEETGEAKADQLFEFSSESIGLSTHADNTSETVLLVTGMIVKGEFVLTISYGNACYKTETIQQLVDSFETSLHETIAHLTSVKAVTEDIYKLAPRQKWMYEQQHGISQKRNFSQSSYRLKNVGLSKEKIQLAYQKLLSKHAVLRTSFKNIEGDVYQVVNKDVSNVNLTFIKIPTTNNETEIATFIKKIKSEEIQQQFDFTSPALMRLKFIEIQKDTYELIWSFHHIILDGWSIGLLIQDFMQMLLSNTENIHQQKENSVAFSNYINWVEMVDAKKSLNYWSNYLANYTKTVVLPSNTLKEPKRAEIMHKQTLKISDVFVKEIKEVCAKYSITQNIFMQGVWGYLLSKYNGTTDVVFGTLVSGRSDEIFNVDSIIGLLTNLIPVRLSYTEKDKPSDILKALQKSWIHSLYHHHIDFSEIEKTVATNNTLINNVLTFQNFPTDEIFAEESQTQTNQEATNAEIELTSAYERSSFDFNIEIKPTKNEMLIEFSYDGIVYNSGEIQNLIHDFEDTIKHFVQNSTSHLKVRN from the coding sequence ATCTCCTTCTCAATATAGACTGTGGGTTTTAAGTCAGTTTGAAGAAGGTTCTATAGCATATAACATACCTACAAGTATTGTTTTAGATGGAAATTATGACATTGCATGCTTAAAAAAAGCGATCAATGCAGTTATGGAGCGCCATGAAATATTGCGTACCGTTTTTAGAGAAAATAAAGATGGAGAGTTGCAACAATATATTCTATCAAAAGAAGCGGTAAACTTTAAAATTTCATATCAAGATTATAGTCAAAAAGAGCATCAAAAATCATTAATTGATACATATATAGCAACGGATTCCAATACGCCTTTCAATCTCTCCAATGGTCCTTTATTGCGAGTTAGTTTACTAAAAACAGCAGCTGATAATTATGTGCTATTTTACAATATGCATCACATCATCAGTGATGGTTGGTCTATGAATATATTGGCAAACGATGTATTAAAATATTATGAAGCGTATAAAAAAGATGAGAAACCTGCATTGCCAGAACTAAGAATCCAATACAAAGAGTATGCTTCATGGCAATTACAACAATTAAAATCTTCAAAATATGAAACACATAAATCCTTTTGGCGAAAACAATTAGAAGGAAATGTGTCTTTATTAGATTTACCTAGTGAAGCGCGAAGACCTCGTGTCATGACTTTTAATGGTAGAAATCTTGGAACAGTTATCAAAAAAGAAGATACGCAACACTTAAAAGCATACTGTAAAGAAAAGGGCGGAAGTCTTTTTATGGGAATTATTGCCGTTTGGAAAGTGCTATTTTCAAAATATACATCACAAAATGATATCATCATCGGAACTCCAGTTGCTGGGCGAAATCATGTAGAACTTGAAAGTCAAATTGGCTTTTACGTCAATACCTTGCTTTTAAGAAACGAGATTGATCAAAAATTAACGTTTGACAAGCAATTTGAAAACATTATAAAAAACACACTTGCTTGTTTTGAACACCAAGACTATCCTTTTGATGGTATTGTAACGGATTTAAAACTTGAAAAAGATACCAGCAGAAATCCATTATTTGATGTCATGATCACACTTGCCAATGCTGAAAATACAAATGAAGCGCATGCAACACTCATTGATGATGCTATACTAGTAGACAATGGTGCGTGTTTGGCAAAATTTGACATTGATATTACATTTCAAGAAATAGCAGGACAATTGCACTTCAATATTACGTACAATACTGACGTGTATGAAGCCGAAATGATTAAAAATCTACTGAAGCATTACAAAAGCTTATTGCGAAATATTCTGGCAGATACAAGCAAGAACATAAGTGAACTAAACTATTTATTGCCAGCAGATATTCATGAGTTATTACATGAGTTTAACAATTTCAACAAAACAGCCTATCCAAAACATCAAACAATCTTAGATGTCTTTGCAACACAAGTTCAAAATGTTCCAAACAACTTGGCAGTTTCGTTTGACAATACATCTCTGAGTTTTCAAGAATTAGATGAAGTATCCAACCAATTGGCAAACTTTATCAATGCCAATTGTACTATTGAATTAGAAGATTTTATAGGCATACAATTAGAACGCAGTGAATGGGTAATTATATCAATTTTTGCAGTGCTAAAACTCGGTGGTGCTTATGTACCAATTGATCCTGCATATCCAGAAGATCGCATCAAATACATTGAAGAAGATAGCAATTGTAAACTCATGATCGATGCAGAATTAATACAACAATTCAACACCGAAAAAACACAGCATACTACACAATTTAAAAGTCCTCACATACAACCAAATAATCTAGCATACGCTATCTACACATCTGGTTCAACAGGACAACCCAAAGGTGTTTTGGTAGAACATGCCTCCGTGGTAAACATTCACTATGGCTGGAGAGACGCATACAAATTAGATACTTTTCAAGTAAACTTATTACAATTTGCAAACTTCTCTTTTGACATGTCGGTAGCAGATATTTGTCGCTCCATTTTAAATGGTGGACACATGGTTATTTGTAGCAACGAATTAAAATTTGATCAAGAAGGATTGCACCAGCTAATTACTAAATTCAAGATCAGTATGTTTGAAGGTCCGCCAGCGTTAATTATGCCATTAGTAGAATATCTAAAAGAGCAAAACCTAGCGGCAGATTCTTTAAAATTACTAGTGCTTGGAGGCGAAAAAGTAACTTTTGCCAAGTTTGACTTTTTAGTGAATCATTTTGGAGATCATATACGAATCATAAACAGTTACGGTGTTACAGAAGCAACTGTAGATACAACATACTTTGAATATGATAAAAATTATACCATCAACAAAAACATTAGCATGCCTATTGGCATTCCATTTCCAAACAATACTGTGTACATTCTTGACGCACAAAATAAACTTGTTCCCAAAGGAGTTGTGGGCGAAATGTGTATTGGCGGCTTAGGAATTACACGCGGATATTTAAACAAAAAAGAACTCACACAAAAGAAATTTATTGAGGATCCTTTTGTAGCAGGCGGAAGCGTTTATAAAACGGGTGATTTAGGCAGATGGCTAAACGATGGAAATATAGAATACATTGGAAGAGAAGACGATCAAGTAAAACTTAGAGGATATCGCATTGAATTAGGTGAAATAGAAAAAAAATTACTCACCAAAGAAGCCGTAAAAGAAGTCGTAGTACAACTTCTAAAGTCTGAAGAAACGGATAACGATCAATTGGTAGCATATATAACTGCTGAAACATCACAAAACGCCAACGAATTAAATAATTATTTAATTACAAAGTTGCCGCCTTATATGTTACCAAATAGTTATTATCAACTCGATATTATACCCTTAACACCTAACGGGAAAATAGATAAAAAAGCACTTCAAAGTCTTGAGGAAGAATACAAACTAAAAGGAGAATATGTACCGCCAACAACCCCAGAAGAAATTGTTTTAGCCAACACTTGGGAAAAAGTTTTGCGTAGAGAACACATAGGAATCAAAGATAATTTTTACAGTTTGGGTGGTGATTCTATCAAATCGATTCAAGTCATATCACAACTCAAACGAAATGGATACGCTTTAAAAATTGATTTGCTACTAAGCATTCCTGTTTTAGAAAATTTGGCAAAACATATCAAAAAAGCCGCTAAAAGTGTCAAAAAATATCAAGTAGATGGAACTATAGCATTGTCACCAATTCAACAAGCTTTTATACAAGATAAAAATATAAAAGTACCAAACTATTACAACCAATCTATTTTACTAAAATTCACGGAAATTATAGCGTTTTCCAAGTTAAATGCAGCTTTTAGAAAATTAGTAGCGCATCACGATGGACTTAGATTGCGTTTTGATACTGTAAACAATAATTGGGTACAATACATAGCAAAATTTCATGAAGAAGACTATGCTGTTGAAATCTATGATCTTAGAAATGAAGTGGATGCTATTGCTAAAATGGAAGAAATAGGAACACAACTTCAATCAAGTTTTCAGTTAAAAAATGCTTCGCTTTTTAAAATGGTCATATTCAGATTGCATGATGGAGATAGACTCGCTATGATAAGTCATCACTTAATAATGGATGGGATTTCTTGGCGAATAATAATGGAAGATTTAGGATTAGTATACAGTCAAAAAGAAAGTAATACAAATGTGCTGCAATTCAAATCAGATTCTTATCTAAGTTGGGTGCGTTGTCAACAAGAATATATTAAAAATGGTCACTTAAATACTGAAAAAGAAATTTGGGAGGAAATTGCTGATTCCAACATTCCTAGTTTGCCAACTGACTTTGAGTTTGATACAGAAAATGTTAAGATAAACGAAAACATATCGTTTACACTTGATACAGAAAAAACGGCGATTTTAAAAACGGAAATCAATGGGATTTATAATACAAGTATCAGCGATGTATTATTACTAAATTTAAGTACTTCATTGCAAAAAGTTTTTGGAATACAGGAAAGTCTGGTACTTCTTGAAGGACATGGAAGAGAAGACATAGACAAAGACATTGATATCAGTAGAACAATAGGCTGGTTTACGACAAACTATCCTTTTGTGCTAAAAGCTGCTGACAGTTCCAATCCTTTGAGCAGTTTGTTAAAACTCAAAAAGCAATTAAAGCGAATTCCAAACAACGGAATAGGATATGGAATATTATCGTATCTATCTGACGAATTAGCTGTTTCTATACAACCAACGATAGAATTTAACTATTTGGGAGATTTTGATGGGAATTCAGATCAACATGAAGAAACTGGTGAAGCAAAAGCAGATCAACTATTCGAATTTTCATCTGAAAGTATCGGATTATCTACGCATGCAGACAATACCTCAGAAACCGTATTGCTTGTTACCGGAATGATTGTAAAAGGGGAATTTGTATTGACAATCTCTTATGGAAACGCTTGTTACAAAACTGAAACGATACAACAATTGGTAGATTCGTTTGAAACATCTCTGCATGAAACTATTGCACATTTAACAAGCGTAAAGGCAGTTACAGAAGATATTTACAAATTAGCTCCCCGACAAAAGTGGATGTATGAGCAACAGCATGGAATTTCTCAAAAACGAAACTTCTCTCAATCCTCATATCGCTTAAAAAACGTAGGACTCTCAAAAGAAAAAATTCAACTCGCGTATCAAAAATTGCTTAGCAAACATGCAGTATTACGCACTTCATTTAAAAACATTGAAGGCGATGTGTATCAAGTTGTAAATAAGGATGTTAGTAATGTCAATTTGACTTTTATCAAAATACCAACAACGAATAATGAAACTGAGATAGCGACTTTTATAAAAAAAATAAAATCAGAAGAAATACAACAACAATTTGATTTTACTTCGCCTGCTTTAATGCGATTAAAATTTATAGAAATTCAAAAAGATACTTACGAACTTATTTGGTCTTTTCATCACATCATTTTAGATGGTTGGAGTATTGGCTTGTTAATTCAAGACTTTATGCAAATGTTGCTTTCAAACACAGAAAATATACATCAACAAAAAGAAAATTCAGTTGCCTTTTCTAACTATATCAATTGGGTAGAAATGGTAGATGCTAAAAAATCATTGAATTATTGGAGTAACTACTTAGCAAATTACACCAAAACAGTTGTGCTGCCATCAAACACGTTGAAAGAACCAAAAAGAGCCGAAATAATGCATAAACAAACGCTCAAAATATCGGATGTTTTTGTAAAAGAAATAAAAGAAGTTTGTGCAAAATATAGCATTACACAAAATATTTTCATGCAAGGAGTTTGGGGATATCTACTATCAAAGTACAACGGCACAACTGATGTAGTTTTTGGAACATTAGTTTCGGGTAGATCTGATGAAATTTTTAATGTAGATAGCATCATAGGATTGCTAACAAATTTAATACCTGTTAGACTTTCTTATACAGAAAAAGACAAGCCTTCCGATATATTGAAAGCTTTGCAAAAATCTTGGATACATAGTTTATATCACCATCACATAGATTTTTCAGAAATAGAAAAAACAGTCGCTACAAATAATACGCTAATAAACAATGTATTGACATTTCAAAATTTTCCAACAGATGAAATTTTTGCAGAAGAAAGTCAAACTCAAACCAATCAAGAAGCGACCAATGCTGAAATCGAATTGACCAGCGCTTATGAGCGTTCTTCTTTTGATTTTAACATAGAAATAAAACCCACAAAAAACGAAATGCTTATAGAGTTTAGTTATGACGGGATCGTATATAATTCAGGAGAAATACAAAATCTCATTCACGATTTCGAAGATACTATAAAGCATTTTGTTCAAAATTCAACAAGTCATTTAAAAGTAAGAAACTAA
- a CDS encoding glutaredoxin family protein, with product MKNLLFTIVCITFAYANTVKDIVKSDESKHKITKTIIVYGSDTCHFCVDTKQFLKDKKVTFTYFDVDVNNEKLQEMLQKLRKANIPVSNLSLPVIDKNGEIFTNSEPFEAFLEKIIQ from the coding sequence ATGAAAAACCTACTTTTTACTATAGTTTGTATCACTTTTGCGTATGCAAATACTGTAAAAGATATTGTTAAGAGTGATGAAAGCAAACACAAAATCACAAAAACTATTATTGTATATGGAAGTGATACCTGTCATTTTTGTGTAGACACTAAACAATTTCTAAAAGATAAAAAGGTAACTTTTACGTACTTTGATGTAGATGTGAACAATGAAAAACTACAAGAAATGTTACAAAAACTCCGCAAGGCAAACATACCAGTTTCAAATTTGAGTTTACCCGTAATAGATAAAAACGGAGAAATTTTTACCAATAGCGAACCTTTTGAAGCATTTCTTGAAAAAATAATACAATAG
- a CDS encoding TonB-dependent receptor, giving the protein MKNDTNLKRLCTFLLFFIATVSFAQTNISGTVNDQKGMPIPGVNVVLDGTTKGAVSDFDGKFTITNVEDGSYTLKASSIGYATYTQSVTVAGSEVILKITMAEDTESLDQVIITGVVNPRSKIESSISVTSMQPATIKQSAPRTTAEIFRTIPGIRAESSGGEGNANIAVRGVPISSGGSKYVQLQEDGLPVLLFGDIAFGTADIFTRFDYNVKRIEAIRGGSASTLTSNGPGGIINIISKTGKNEGGAIGTTFGVDFNSFRTDFDYGTQIGEGLYLHTGGFYRAGEGIRETGFTANNGGQLKMSLTKEFENGSVRVYAKYLNDRAAAYLPMPIQVTGTNSDPDWSNAPNFDATRGSLHSANLTQTLSLGADGQRRRGDVTNGMNPISTSVGIQANFDLGDDWKVANNGRFSSNRGAFVSPFPAEVASASAIADSFGTGSTLQFTDGSAVAGNSLVARIHMFDVELDNFNNFMNDLKLSKSFDNVDVTVGYFKSIQDISMSWLWNSYLQEVNDDNARLIDVFDATNAPLSENGLYAYGVPFWGNCCQRNYDTQYNVSAPYVNVTLEASENFTVDASLRYDSGRVSGSFTNSVQTVFDVNNDGVISAPEQSVSTIDNANPTAVDYDYDYVSYSLGLNYKLNDTQAVFGRYSRGASAKADRILFSGLDYLNGDRINALDFINQAEIGYKRGFENGAIYATAFYAKTEEEGGFEASTNTIIENDYKSLGIEVEGFYRFDDFSLRGAVTWTDAEVDSGDNAGNTPRRQPDFIYNIIPAYDFGKERQNSVGLSFIGQSKAFAQDNNELVMPGFLIVNSFINVGITKSLNVNLAANNIFDSLGITESEEGSIVEGQTNIVRARPLPGRSISLTLQYKF; this is encoded by the coding sequence ATGAAAAACGATACTAACTTAAAGAGACTTTGTACATTTTTGCTGTTTTTTATAGCAACGGTGTCATTTGCTCAAACCAACATTTCAGGTACTGTTAATGACCAAAAAGGAATGCCAATTCCTGGCGTAAATGTTGTGCTAGACGGAACAACTAAAGGCGCAGTTTCAGATTTTGATGGAAAATTTACCATCACCAATGTAGAAGATGGTTCGTACACCTTAAAAGCTTCTTCTATCGGATATGCAACGTACACGCAATCTGTAACAGTAGCAGGAAGCGAAGTGATTTTAAAAATTACCATGGCGGAAGATACAGAGTCACTAGACCAAGTAATTATTACAGGTGTGGTAAATCCGCGCTCAAAAATTGAATCAAGTATCTCGGTAACTAGTATGCAACCTGCAACGATAAAACAATCGGCACCGAGAACCACAGCAGAAATTTTTAGAACCATTCCTGGGATACGAGCAGAATCTTCAGGTGGAGAAGGAAACGCAAACATTGCCGTACGTGGTGTGCCAATCTCATCTGGAGGATCTAAATATGTACAATTGCAAGAAGATGGTTTGCCAGTATTATTATTTGGAGACATCGCTTTCGGAACCGCAGATATTTTTACGCGTTTCGATTATAATGTAAAAAGAATAGAAGCCATTCGTGGTGGATCGGCCTCAACACTAACATCCAACGGTCCAGGTGGTATCATCAACATCATTAGTAAAACTGGAAAAAATGAAGGTGGTGCTATCGGAACAACGTTCGGAGTTGACTTTAATTCGTTTAGAACCGATTTCGATTACGGAACACAAATAGGAGAAGGATTGTATTTACATACTGGCGGATTTTACCGTGCAGGAGAAGGCATTAGAGAAACTGGATTTACAGCAAACAATGGAGGACAATTAAAAATGAGTCTAACAAAAGAGTTTGAAAATGGTTCGGTTCGTGTGTATGCAAAATACCTAAACGATAGAGCAGCAGCATATTTGCCAATGCCAATCCAAGTAACAGGAACCAATAGCGATCCAGATTGGAGCAATGCACCTAATTTTGACGCTACTAGAGGTTCATTACACAGCGCAAATTTAACACAAACATTGAGCTTAGGAGCAGATGGGCAACGTCGTCGTGGCGATGTAACCAATGGAATGAATCCAATCTCTACTTCGGTAGGAATTCAAGCAAATTTTGACTTAGGAGACGACTGGAAAGTTGCTAATAATGGGCGTTTCTCTTCAAATCGAGGAGCGTTTGTATCGCCTTTTCCAGCGGAAGTTGCTTCGGCTTCTGCGATAGCTGATTCTTTTGGAACGGGTTCAACATTGCAATTCACGGACGGATCTGCCGTAGCAGGAAACAGTCTCGTAGCAAGAATTCACATGTTTGATGTAGAATTGGACAACTTCAATAACTTTATGAACGATTTAAAACTTTCAAAATCGTTTGACAATGTCGACGTAACGGTTGGATACTTTAAATCGATTCAAGACATTTCAATGTCGTGGTTGTGGAACTCGTATTTGCAAGAGGTAAATGATGACAATGCACGTTTAATTGATGTATTTGATGCAACCAACGCACCATTGAGTGAAAACGGATTGTACGCGTATGGTGTTCCTTTTTGGGGGAATTGCTGTCAGCGTAACTATGACACGCAATACAATGTTTCAGCTCCTTATGTAAATGTAACGTTGGAAGCTTCTGAAAATTTTACCGTAGATGCAAGTTTACGTTATGATAGTGGACGCGTTTCAGGATCATTCACAAACAGTGTACAAACGGTTTTTGATGTCAACAACGATGGAGTTATTTCCGCACCAGAACAAAGTGTTTCTACCATTGACAATGCAAATCCTACTGCGGTCGATTATGATTACGACTATGTTTCGTATTCCTTAGGTTTAAACTATAAATTAAACGACACACAAGCTGTTTTCGGACGTTACAGTCGTGGTGCTTCTGCCAAAGCCGATCGTATCTTATTCTCAGGATTAGACTATTTAAACGGCGATCGTATCAACGCTTTAGATTTCATCAATCAGGCAGAAATAGGATACAAGCGCGGTTTTGAAAACGGAGCTATTTACGCAACAGCATTCTACGCAAAAACTGAAGAAGAAGGCGGATTTGAAGCTTCAACCAATACGATCATAGAAAACGATTACAAATCATTGGGTATAGAAGTAGAAGGTTTCTACAGATTTGATGATTTCAGTTTACGCGGAGCCGTAACTTGGACAGATGCAGAAGTTGATTCCGGTGACAACGCAGGAAACACACCAAGAAGACAACCAGATTTCATCTACAACATCATTCCAGCGTATGATTTTGGGAAAGAACGTCAAAACTCTGTTGGATTGAGTTTCATTGGACAATCAAAAGCTTTTGCACAGGACAATAACGAATTGGTAATGCCAGGATTCTTAATTGTAAACAGCTTTATCAATGTAGGAATCACAAAATCACTAAACGTAAACTTAGCGGCAAATAATATTTTTGACTCTTTGGGAATCACAGAATCAGAAGAAGGAAGTATTGTTGAAGGACAAACAAATATTGTAAGAGCAAGACCACTTCCAGGAAGATCGATCTCTCTTACATTACAATACAAGTTTTAA
- a CDS encoding LacI family DNA-binding transcriptional regulator: MKPVTLKDIAEHLGISVTTVSKALKDYPDVSKKTKALVKELATTLNYKPNAFAVNLRTETSNTIGLIIPEIVHHFFSNVIKGIVSQAEKKGYLVIILQSNESYELEKKQIDLLMNKRVDGILISLANGTADFKHLNDVIDQGKPLVMFDKIAKLVNCSKVIIDDRKAAYMATQHLIDTGCQRIAHFRGPLLPQNSIDRFLGYKKALEDNGMTYDPSLVYIFDHMTFEVGEMFAQKILREHPDVDGIFVNTDLVAIGAITEFNRKGVNIPEDISIVGFSNWFMSSAITPSLTTIDQPGVEMGKMAFKQLYKELKAKKKKKDRIPKIIELETSLVKRNSTK, from the coding sequence ATGAAACCAGTTACCTTAAAAGATATTGCTGAACATTTAGGGATTTCAGTTACGACCGTTTCAAAAGCTTTGAAAGATTATCCAGATGTCAGTAAAAAGACAAAAGCCTTGGTCAAGGAGTTGGCAACAACCTTGAATTATAAACCGAATGCTTTTGCAGTGAATTTACGAACGGAAACGTCCAATACGATTGGATTGATTATTCCCGAAATTGTACATCATTTTTTTTCGAATGTGATTAAAGGCATTGTGAGTCAGGCTGAGAAAAAAGGCTATCTGGTGATTATTTTACAATCGAACGAATCGTACGAACTTGAAAAGAAGCAAATAGATTTGTTGATGAATAAGCGTGTAGACGGCATTTTGATTTCGTTAGCAAACGGCACGGCAGATTTTAAACATTTAAACGATGTGATAGATCAAGGAAAACCGTTGGTAATGTTTGATAAGATTGCCAAGCTGGTGAATTGTTCGAAAGTGATTATTGACGATCGAAAAGCGGCGTATATGGCAACACAACACTTAATTGATACAGGTTGCCAACGTATTGCACATTTTAGAGGTCCGTTGTTACCACAGAATTCAATTGATCGTTTTTTAGGCTATAAGAAAGCTTTGGAAGACAATGGAATGACGTATGATCCTTCGTTGGTGTATATTTTTGACCACATGACCTTTGAAGTTGGAGAAATGTTTGCGCAAAAAATATTGAGAGAACATCCTGATGTGGACGGAATTTTTGTAAATACCGATTTGGTTGCCATTGGCGCTATTACGGAGTTTAATAGAAAAGGTGTTAATATTCCTGAAGATATTTCTATTGTAGGATTTAGCAATTGGTTTATGTCCTCAGCCATTACGCCTTCGTTAACTACTATAGATCAACCAGGGGTTGAAATGGGTAAAATGGCATTTAAACAATTATACAAAGAACTAAAAGCTAAGAAAAAGAAAAAGGATCGCATTCCTAAAATTATTGAGTTGGAAACGAGTTTGGTGAAGCGTAATTCTACGAAATGA
- a CDS encoding MFS transporter gives MTFKKPKLSFWQIWNMNIGFFGIQYSFGLQQSAVTPIYDFLGADPSEIPILHLAGPVTGLLVQPIIGALSDKTWHPKFGRRKPYFFIGAMICSICLLAFPFSSSLWMAAGLLWILDVGNNTAMEPYRAFIADKLDAEQQPTGFQMQSFFTGLGQVLSNVSLFIFPMIFIGTTGALPTWVYASFFLGAICSIGSILWTMKTTSEIPPTEEELAKLKSEKRSVFQPFIEIYEAIGDMPKVMWQLALVYLFQWYALFCYWQNSSKSIALSVWNATPKSNPEAYEQAASWTGLVNGWYNAVTFLVAFALVGFAKKYSPKMVHASCLLLAAIGFLIFPHIGDKNLLFFAITGFGIGWASIMGIPYLMVVHDIPKERYGVYMGIINMMIVIPMILQTVSFGYVLENFLGNDPRNAITFAGVLLIISVFCTLLIKNKAKSNLATE, from the coding sequence ATGACGTTTAAGAAACCCAAGCTAAGTTTTTGGCAAATTTGGAATATGAATATTGGATTCTTCGGAATTCAATACAGTTTCGGATTGCAACAAAGTGCCGTAACTCCCATCTATGACTTTTTAGGAGCCGATCCGTCAGAAATTCCAATACTACATTTAGCAGGACCTGTAACAGGCTTGTTAGTACAACCTATTATTGGTGCGTTGAGCGACAAAACTTGGCATCCAAAATTTGGAAGAAGAAAACCATATTTCTTTATTGGTGCAATGATATGTAGTATCTGTTTGTTAGCATTCCCATTCAGTAGTTCGTTGTGGATGGCAGCAGGTTTACTCTGGATTTTAGACGTAGGAAACAATACCGCTATGGAGCCGTATCGTGCCTTTATTGCCGATAAACTCGATGCCGAACAACAACCTACAGGCTTTCAAATGCAAAGCTTTTTTACAGGTTTGGGACAAGTATTATCAAACGTATCACTGTTCATATTCCCAATGATTTTTATTGGAACCACAGGTGCATTACCAACGTGGGTATATGCGTCGTTCTTTTTAGGTGCTATCTGTTCCATTGGTTCTATACTTTGGACGATGAAAACAACGTCCGAAATTCCACCAACGGAAGAAGAATTGGCAAAATTAAAAAGTGAAAAACGAAGTGTATTTCAACCGTTTATAGAAATATATGAAGCCATTGGCGATATGCCAAAAGTAATGTGGCAATTGGCGTTAGTATATCTATTTCAATGGTATGCTCTGTTTTGTTATTGGCAAAATTCCTCTAAAAGTATTGCACTTTCGGTTTGGAATGCCACACCAAAAAGCAATCCTGAAGCGTATGAACAAGCCGCGAGTTGGACAGGTTTGGTAAACGGTTGGTACAATGCAGTGACGTTCTTAGTAGCATTTGCCTTGGTAGGTTTTGCCAAAAAATACAGTCCAAAAATGGTACATGCAAGCTGTTTATTGCTTGCTGCGATCGGATTTTTAATATTTCCGCACATTGGCGATAAAAACCTATTATTCTTTGCCATTACTGGATTTGGAATTGGTTGGGCAAGTATCATGGGAATTCCATATTTAATGGTGGTTCACGACATTCCAAAAGAACGTTATGGCGTGTATATGGGAATCATAAACATGATGATTGTCATTCCAATGATTCTTCAAACGGTATCTTTTGGCTATGTGTTAGAAAACTTTCTAGGAAACGATCCGCGAAATGCGATTACGTTTGCAGGTGTTTTGCTCATCATTAGTGTGTTCTGTACGTTATTAATCAAAAACAAAGCAAAATCTAACCTTGCTACGGAATGA